In Vanessa atalanta chromosome 17, ilVanAtal1.2, whole genome shotgun sequence, one DNA window encodes the following:
- the LOC125070410 gene encoding DNA-directed RNA polymerases I, II, and III subunit RPABC1 has translation MDDDAETYKLWRIRKTVMQLCHDRGYLVTQDELDQTLDQFKEQFGDKPSEKRPSRSDLIVLVAHNDDPTDQMFVFFPDEAKIGIKTIKTYCTRMQEENIHRAIVVVQAGMTPSAKQSLVDMAPKYILEQFLESELLINITEHELVPEHIVLTPDEKQELLARYKLKENMLMRIQAGDPVARYFGLKRGQVVKIIRSSETAGRYISYRLVC, from the exons ATGGACGATGATGCGGAAACCTATAAACTTTGGCGTATTCGTAAAACTGTAATGCAG ttgTGCCATGATCGTGGTTATCTAGTGACACAGGACGAGTTGGATCAGACATTAGACCAGTTTAAAGAACAGTTTGGTGATAAGCCTAG TGAGAAAAGGCCATCCCGAAGTGATCTCATTGTGTTGGTGGCTCACAACGATGATCCAACAGATCAGATGTTTGTGTTCTTCCCAGATGAAGCCAAAATTGGtattaaaacaatcaaaacCTACTGTACTAGGATGCAAGAAGAAAATATTCACAGAGCAATTGTTGTTGTTCAAGCAG GTATGACACCTTCTGCAAAACAATCTTTAGTGGACATGGCACCAAAATACATTCTAGAACAATTCTTAGAATCAGAACTTCTGATTAATATAACAGAACATGAATTAGTACCAGAGCACATTGTATTGACACCTGATGAAAAACAAGAATTGCTGGCGAGATA TAAACTAAAGGAAAACATGTTGATGAGAATACAGGCGGGTGACCCAGTTGCTAGATATTTTGGGCTGAAGAGAGGGCAG GTGGTAAAGATCATTCGATCGTCAGAAACCGCGGGaagatatatttcttacagattaGTTTGTTAA